One window from the genome of Mycolicibacterium gadium encodes:
- a CDS encoding metal ABC transporter solute-binding protein, Zn/Mn family — MRASFAAMTAVVVAIGAAGCTQQESARSGDGAVSVVASTDVWGSVASAVTGDHASVTSIVNGTVADPHSFEASPADTAALTDASLVVFNGGDYDHWVEHVLEEHPDVPSVDAVALLPASSQPPNEHVFYDPATAKAVAAQIAERLSTIDSGNAEAYRANAATFGAKTDEILALERTIGQEHPGASVVATEPVAHYLLVNAGITDKTPEGFANAIEQDTDPSPADLAAVLDLINARQVSALVYNPQTETAVTSQLRDAASRASIPVVNVTETLPDDTDYLTWQRQTAEQLASQLDKAPPANR; from the coding sequence ATGCGTGCCAGCTTTGCGGCGATGACGGCGGTCGTGGTGGCGATCGGCGCGGCCGGATGCACTCAGCAGGAATCGGCGCGATCCGGCGACGGCGCCGTATCCGTCGTCGCATCCACCGATGTCTGGGGCAGCGTGGCCAGCGCTGTCACCGGCGACCATGCATCCGTGACATCGATCGTGAACGGCACGGTCGCCGATCCGCACTCGTTCGAGGCCAGCCCTGCCGACACCGCGGCGCTTACCGACGCCTCGCTGGTCGTCTTCAACGGCGGCGACTACGACCACTGGGTCGAGCACGTGCTGGAAGAACATCCGGACGTGCCCAGCGTCGACGCCGTCGCGCTACTGCCGGCCTCGTCGCAACCCCCGAACGAGCACGTCTTCTACGACCCGGCGACCGCCAAGGCCGTCGCCGCGCAGATCGCCGAACGGCTGTCGACGATCGACTCCGGCAACGCCGAGGCCTACCGCGCCAACGCCGCGACGTTCGGCGCCAAGACCGACGAGATCCTGGCGCTCGAGCGCACGATCGGCCAGGAACATCCTGGGGCCTCCGTCGTCGCGACTGAGCCCGTCGCGCACTACCTGCTGGTCAATGCAGGTATCACCGACAAGACTCCGGAGGGCTTCGCCAACGCGATCGAGCAGGACACCGACCCGTCGCCCGCGGACCTGGCCGCGGTGCTCGACCTGATCAACGCTCGGCAGGTGTCCGCGCTGGTGTACAACCCGCAGACCGAGACCGCGGTCACCAGCCAGCTTCGGGACGCCGCCAGCCGCGCCTCGATACCCGTCGTGAACGTGACGGAGACTTTGCCCGATGACACCGACTACCTGACCTGGCAGCGCCAAACCGCCGAACAGCTGGCGAGCCAGTTGGATAAGGCGCCACCGGCGAACAGATAA
- a CDS encoding metal ABC transporter ATP-binding protein gives MPADVVAELTSARLAFAERVLWDQLDLTVRAGEFIAVLGPNGTGKTSLLKVLLGQLPLTAGKVTICGKPVEKGSRRIGYVPQHRAIDSGLSLRGCDLVGLGFDGHRWGLATDRSAKRTAVQRALDQVNGKALANVPVGVMSGGELQRVRIAQALTTDPVLLLCDEPLLNLDPANARLVSTLIDARRRDANTAVLFVTHEVNPVLPYVDRVLYLVDGRFRIGTVEEVMTSATLSELYRADIQVVKVGSRYVVVGEHDHSAHASGHDHE, from the coding sequence GTGCCCGCTGACGTCGTCGCCGAACTGACGAGCGCCCGGCTGGCGTTCGCCGAACGCGTGCTGTGGGACCAACTCGACCTCACCGTGCGCGCGGGCGAATTCATCGCAGTGCTCGGCCCCAACGGTACCGGCAAGACTTCCCTGCTCAAGGTGCTGCTCGGCCAACTGCCCCTCACCGCGGGCAAGGTCACGATCTGCGGTAAGCCGGTCGAAAAGGGCAGCAGGCGAATCGGTTACGTGCCCCAGCACCGCGCGATCGACAGCGGACTGTCGCTGCGGGGGTGTGATCTCGTCGGGTTGGGGTTCGACGGTCACCGCTGGGGTCTGGCGACCGACCGTTCGGCCAAGCGCACAGCCGTGCAGCGGGCGCTGGACCAGGTCAACGGCAAGGCACTCGCGAATGTGCCGGTCGGTGTGATGTCCGGCGGCGAGCTCCAGCGGGTGCGGATCGCCCAGGCGCTGACCACGGATCCGGTGCTGCTGTTGTGCGACGAGCCACTGCTCAACCTGGATCCGGCCAACGCACGGCTGGTGTCGACGCTGATCGATGCGCGCAGGCGCGACGCGAACACCGCCGTACTTTTCGTCACCCATGAGGTGAATCCCGTTCTGCCATATGTAGACCGGGTGCTGTATTTGGTCGACGGTCGATTCCGGATCGGCACCGTCGAAGAGGTGATGACGTCGGCGACCCTGTCCGAGTTGTATCGCGCCGACATCCAGGTGGTGAAGGTCGGCAGCCGCTACGTCGTGGTCGGCGAGCACGACCACTCGGCACACGCGAGCGGCCACGACCATGAGTGA
- a CDS encoding metal ABC transporter permease, translating to MSERLTDLLAHLFSFDITIDLLRRDFVQQALLAAALLALVSGLIGPFIVMRQMSFAVHGSSELSLTGAAFALLAGFNVGIGALVGCALAAVLFGVLGQRARERDSAIGVVLAFGLGLAVLFIHLYPGRSGTSFALLTGQIVGVGYSGLALLAVVSIVVIVVLAVSYRPLLFATVDPEVAAGRGVPVRALGIVFAALVGVTAAQGVQIVGALLVMSLLITPAAAAVRVFSSPGAALAASVIFAEVSAVGGILLSLAPGVPVSVFVTTISFAIFLVCWLIGRRGRARG from the coding sequence ATGAGTGAACGGCTCACCGACCTGCTGGCACACCTGTTCTCGTTCGACATCACCATCGACCTGTTGCGCCGCGACTTCGTCCAGCAGGCCCTACTCGCGGCCGCACTGCTCGCCCTGGTGTCCGGGTTGATCGGACCGTTCATCGTGATGCGGCAGATGTCGTTCGCGGTGCACGGGTCCAGCGAACTGTCGCTCACCGGAGCGGCTTTCGCGCTGCTAGCCGGTTTCAACGTCGGTATCGGCGCACTTGTCGGATGCGCATTGGCCGCGGTCTTGTTCGGGGTGCTGGGCCAGCGTGCGCGCGAACGGGATTCGGCGATCGGTGTGGTGCTCGCGTTCGGGCTCGGCCTTGCGGTGCTGTTCATCCATCTCTATCCCGGGCGCAGCGGGACGAGCTTCGCGCTGCTGACCGGGCAGATCGTCGGCGTCGGCTACTCGGGGCTGGCGTTGTTGGCCGTCGTGTCGATAGTCGTCATCGTCGTGCTTGCGGTGTCCTACCGTCCCCTGTTGTTCGCCACTGTCGACCCCGAGGTGGCGGCGGGACGCGGAGTTCCGGTGCGCGCGTTGGGCATCGTTTTCGCCGCGCTGGTCGGGGTCACGGCCGCACAGGGCGTGCAGATCGTCGGGGCGTTGCTGGTGATGTCGCTGCTGATCACACCCGCTGCGGCCGCCGTTCGGGTGTTCTCGTCACCCGGGGCGGCGCTCGCGGCATCGGTGATCTTCGCCGAGGTGTCCGCCGTCGGGGGCATCCTGCTGTCGCTGGCGCCCGGCGTTCCGGTCTCGGTGTTCGTCACGACGATCTCGTTCGCGATCTTCCTGGTGTGCTGGCTGATCGGTCGCCGGGGCCGTGCCCGCGGTTAG
- a CDS encoding sulfurtransferase — MTREQVLISAAELKQRLDDGERPTILDVRWQLNEPDGRPAFERGHIPGAVYVSLEDELSDHTVTGRGRHPLPSGRDLEAAARRWGVRDGSPVVVYDDWNRAGSGRAWWVLTAAGIPDVRILDGGLAAWSGPLECGPASVQPGDVTVAHHDLYAGALSTLTAEQVTAADLTLVDARAPERFRGEVEPVDPVAGHIPGARNVPSTSLLDRDGRFVADVPEASGAVGVYCGSGVTASVVVAALAAAGVDAALYPGSWSEWSSDSTRPVERD, encoded by the coding sequence GTGACCCGCGAGCAAGTATTGATCAGTGCGGCGGAGCTGAAACAGCGACTCGACGACGGCGAGCGGCCGACGATCCTGGACGTGCGTTGGCAGCTCAACGAGCCCGACGGTCGCCCGGCATTCGAGCGTGGGCACATCCCGGGCGCGGTGTACGTCTCGCTGGAGGACGAGTTGTCCGACCACACCGTCACCGGGCGCGGGCGCCACCCGCTGCCCTCCGGTCGCGACCTGGAGGCAGCCGCCAGGCGTTGGGGTGTACGCGACGGTTCGCCGGTTGTCGTGTACGACGACTGGAACCGGGCCGGGTCGGGGCGCGCCTGGTGGGTGCTGACCGCGGCGGGCATCCCCGATGTGCGGATCCTCGACGGCGGACTGGCCGCCTGGTCCGGTCCACTCGAATGCGGTCCGGCGAGCGTGCAACCCGGCGATGTGACGGTGGCACACCACGACCTGTACGCAGGCGCGTTGTCGACACTCACCGCCGAGCAGGTGACCGCCGCCGACCTGACCCTGGTGGATGCCCGCGCGCCGGAACGCTTTCGCGGCGAGGTCGAGCCGGTCGATCCGGTCGCGGGCCACATTCCCGGCGCCCGTAATGTCCCGAGCACGAGCCTGCTGGACCGCGACGGGCGTTTCGTCGCCGATGTGCCGGAGGCCAGCGGCGCCGTGGGCGTGTACTGCGGATCGGGTGTCACGGCATCGGTCGTGGTCGCTGCGCTCGCCGCGGCCGGAGTCGACGCCGCGCTGTATCCGGGCTCATGGTCTGAATGGTCCTCGGACTCAACACGTCCGGTGGAACGGGACTAA
- the bluB gene encoding 5,6-dimethylbenzimidazole synthase — MTEHAFSPAERSAIYRVIAARRDMRRFVPGSEIPEDVLFRLLQAAHAAPSVGLMQPWRFIRITDPALRRDIHAVVDDERQRTAEALGPRNAEFLALKVEGILDCAELFVVALGDGRQAHVFGRRTLPQMDLASVSCAIENLWLAARAEGLGMGWVSIFDPRRLGELLGVPEDAEAVAVLCLGPVPEFPDRPQLEIDDWAVGRPLSEFVAENRWAAQAPIVGWST; from the coding sequence GTGACCGAGCACGCATTCAGCCCTGCTGAGCGAAGCGCGATCTATCGGGTGATCGCCGCGCGCCGCGATATGCGCCGCTTCGTCCCCGGATCCGAGATCCCCGAGGACGTCCTGTTCCGGTTACTGCAGGCCGCGCATGCCGCGCCCAGCGTCGGGCTGATGCAGCCGTGGCGATTCATCCGGATCACCGACCCCGCGTTGCGCCGCGACATCCACGCCGTCGTCGACGACGAGCGTCAGCGCACGGCAGAGGCGCTCGGCCCGCGCAACGCCGAGTTCCTGGCCCTGAAGGTCGAAGGCATTCTGGACTGTGCCGAGCTCTTCGTCGTCGCGCTCGGCGACGGTAGGCAGGCCCACGTGTTCGGCAGGCGCACGCTGCCCCAGATGGATCTCGCGTCGGTGTCGTGCGCCATCGAGAACCTTTGGCTGGCCGCACGTGCCGAAGGTCTCGGCATGGGGTGGGTGTCGATTTTCGACCCGCGCCGGCTCGGGGAGTTGCTCGGTGTTCCGGAGGACGCCGAAGCGGTCGCCGTGCTGTGTCTCGGTCCGGTGCCGGAGTTTCCCGACCGTCCGCAACTCGAGATCGACGATTGGGCGGTCGGACGGCCGCTGAGCGAGTTCGTCGCCGAGAACCGGTGGGCCGCGCAGGCGCCGATCGTAGGCTGGTCGACGTGA
- a CDS encoding LamB/YcsF family protein produces the protein MTVDLNADLGESFGVWKLGDDDAMLDVVTSANVACGFHAGDSALLLRTCRAAAERNVRIGAQVSYLDLAGFGRRFIDADPEDLKADVIYQIGALQAIARVAGSTVTYVKPHGALYNTIVTNHDQARAVAEAVYAVDPALPVLGLSGSVFFAEAQELGLRTVSEAFADRAYRSDGQLISRRLPNAVLHDVDEIADRVSSMVTAGRVAAADGSTIPITVESVCVHGDSPGAVHIANAVRARLGSDGVEIRPFT, from the coding sequence GTGACCGTCGACCTGAACGCCGATCTCGGCGAGAGCTTCGGAGTGTGGAAGCTCGGTGACGACGACGCCATGCTCGACGTCGTCACGAGCGCGAACGTCGCGTGCGGTTTCCACGCCGGCGACTCTGCATTGTTGCTGCGGACGTGCCGGGCGGCCGCCGAACGCAATGTGCGCATCGGTGCGCAGGTCAGCTATCTCGATCTCGCCGGATTCGGCAGACGCTTCATCGACGCCGATCCAGAAGACCTGAAGGCGGACGTGATTTACCAGATCGGCGCGCTACAGGCGATCGCTCGCGTGGCGGGATCGACGGTAACCTACGTCAAACCCCATGGCGCGCTGTACAACACGATCGTCACCAATCACGATCAGGCGCGGGCGGTCGCCGAAGCGGTATACGCTGTCGACCCGGCCCTGCCCGTCCTGGGCCTGTCCGGTTCGGTGTTCTTCGCCGAGGCGCAGGAGCTCGGCCTGCGGACTGTGTCCGAGGCGTTCGCCGACCGCGCGTACCGATCCGACGGGCAGCTGATATCCCGACGCCTGCCCAACGCGGTGCTGCACGACGTCGACGAGATCGCCGACCGGGTGTCGTCGATGGTGACGGCGGGACGAGTTGCCGCCGCCGACGGCTCCACGATTCCGATCACGGTCGAATCTGTTTGCGTGCATGGAGATTCGCCGGGGGCGGTGCACATCGCCAACGCGGTTCGGGCCCGGCTGGGATCCGACGGAGTCGAGATCAGGCCGTTCACTTGA
- a CDS encoding CobW family GTP-binding protein codes for MSNIPVIALTGYLGAGKTTLLNHVLRTPRARLGVIINDFGALNVDAGLVTGQIDEPASITGGCVCCLPDNGGLDEALTKLTDPRLDLDAIIVETSGLADPVAVAQLIRFSGADGVRPGGIVDVIDATTHFDVVDRDARPPARYAAASLIVVNKMDRLPEGDRQPLLERVEQRVRERNPHAPVVGTVGARIDPALLYDLPGSDDEPGQLSFRELLFDAADEAHAHADDDHAHADAVTVTSSGCIDPGKLLDLLEDPPSGVYRVKGTIAVRYRSTVRPYVVHLVGPSIHISTASASAAPNSLVAIGMELDTEHVRALLHDALAPCDGNASAGAIRRLQRYRRLSL; via the coding sequence GTGAGCAACATCCCCGTCATCGCGCTGACGGGATATCTCGGCGCGGGCAAGACCACCCTGCTGAACCATGTCCTGCGAACGCCGAGAGCTCGACTTGGCGTGATCATCAACGATTTTGGCGCGCTCAACGTCGACGCCGGACTGGTCACCGGCCAGATCGACGAACCCGCCTCGATCACCGGCGGCTGTGTGTGCTGTCTGCCGGACAACGGTGGGCTGGACGAGGCGCTGACCAAGCTCACCGACCCACGGCTCGACCTGGATGCCATCATCGTCGAGACCAGCGGCCTGGCCGACCCCGTCGCCGTGGCGCAGCTGATTCGGTTCAGCGGTGCTGACGGCGTGCGGCCGGGTGGCATCGTCGACGTCATCGACGCCACCACCCACTTCGACGTGGTGGATCGCGATGCACGCCCGCCGGCGCGCTATGCCGCCGCCTCGTTGATCGTCGTCAACAAGATGGATCGACTGCCCGAGGGGGACCGGCAACCGCTGCTCGAGCGAGTCGAGCAGCGTGTGCGAGAACGGAACCCTCATGCGCCTGTCGTCGGGACAGTCGGCGCACGAATCGACCCCGCACTGCTGTATGACCTACCCGGATCGGATGACGAGCCGGGCCAGCTCTCGTTCAGGGAACTCCTCTTTGACGCCGCGGACGAGGCACATGCCCACGCGGACGATGATCACGCCCACGCCGACGCGGTCACGGTGACCAGCTCGGGGTGTATCGACCCGGGCAAACTTCTTGACCTACTGGAGGATCCGCCGTCTGGGGTCTATCGAGTCAAGGGGACGATCGCCGTGCGATACCGCTCGACAGTGCGGCCCTATGTCGTGCATCTCGTTGGTCCGTCCATTCATATCTCCACCGCTTCCGCGTCGGCGGCGCCGAACAGCCTCGTCGCCATCGGAATGGAGCTGGACACAGAGCACGTGCGCGCCCTTCTTCACGACGCGCTCGCTCCTTGTGACGGAAACGCGTCGGCAGGCGCCATCCGCCGACTGCAGCGCTATCGCCGGCTGAGCCTGTGA
- a CDS encoding VOC family protein → MNTAVAQVRMARPTDRLAEVERFYTDALGLPVIYRFANHAGYDGVMIGLPGIDYHLEFTSHVDGSPGPAPSRENLLVLYFRSDAQMYEVVERLALAGRYPVDAENPYWAGVGALTFEDPDGWRVVLVPRPVF, encoded by the coding sequence ATGAACACCGCGGTGGCGCAAGTGCGGATGGCCAGGCCGACGGACCGACTTGCCGAAGTCGAGCGGTTCTACACCGACGCGCTGGGCTTGCCGGTGATCTACCGGTTCGCCAACCACGCCGGATACGACGGCGTCATGATCGGGCTGCCCGGCATCGACTACCACCTCGAGTTCACCTCGCACGTAGACGGCAGTCCAGGACCCGCGCCGTCGCGCGAGAATCTGCTCGTCCTGTATTTCCGCAGCGATGCTCAGATGTACGAGGTCGTCGAAAGGCTGGCGCTGGCAGGCCGGTACCCCGTCGACGCCGAGAATCCGTACTGGGCGGGAGTGGGTGCGCTGACCTTCGAGGATCCCGACGGCTGGCGTGTCGTGCTGGTGCCAAGGCCGGTGTTCTGA